Proteins encoded together in one bacterium window:
- a CDS encoding undecaprenyl-diphosphate phosphatase, giving the protein MMSNFLSWVVCVQIIGESLPISSSSHVRLLMMLVSLVGGAAFFGQPIPDFLDHFLHGSMVLIIIFFFRHVWVPIFWRLVDVVRAYAFRVRVRDSQRALACVCLWLIFYVGCASVITALFYSVIKVILKYNAVLAHEATMLVGLCVTAGLLWSLRYVDLCPSIFQSSLKLRRTSSTNCSFDPSTSSGRTELRANGLQDKCDGCKKSCNVEKNIHALSVRPACPSKLVERSRELATPFKATKGEEWVEGSCVSKKNAAQSDLSKCEYASRCSKACSQNLRDKEQDNFETSKRTLCFNEKRRIELNQRQAQGERTDCVCDSCDYVSHCKKKVCPCLPVEESGVAEKNEDPSTSSGCTGLRVCGSLNKQEKRNGESFCSLAFNNKSVCPELVEGSACSACPSKCQRSRDLVYSTQSVDLSGEALAKSEGLRGEDQRAKTEEKKLTSFKIYAILGLVQGLALLPGISRFASTYVAARWLGFSTRRAFQVCFLLELPIVLAAFLVLGVGGACRQHGWAVVGEPSVMLTIVGATVVGYGALWAAWWLAERRLLWLFSVYLLLPILTVLYLIFQ; this is encoded by the coding sequence ATGATGAGTAATTTTTTGTCTTGGGTCGTCTGTGTGCAAATTATTGGTGAGTCGTTGCCAATTAGTAGCTCTTCGCACGTGCGCTTGCTTATGATGCTTGTGTCATTGGTTGGTGGGGCAGCTTTTTTTGGACAACCAATCCCTGATTTTTTGGATCATTTTTTGCATGGCTCAATGGTCTTGATTATTATATTTTTTTTTCGACACGTGTGGGTGCCGATCTTTTGGCGACTTGTTGATGTGGTGCGTGCGTATGCGTTTCGCGTGCGTGTGCGCGATAGCCAGCGGGCGTTGGCTTGTGTGTGCCTGTGGCTGATTTTTTATGTTGGTTGTGCGAGTGTGATTACCGCACTTTTTTATAGTGTGATTAAAGTTATTTTGAAGTACAATGCGGTGCTGGCGCATGAAGCTACCATGCTTGTTGGTTTGTGTGTGACAGCAGGTTTGCTGTGGTCTTTGCGGTATGTGGACCTTTGTCCTTCAATCTTTCAGTCTTCGCTAAAGCTTCGCCGGACTTCGTCGACAAACTGCTCCTTCGATCCTTCGACAAGCTCAGGACGTACGGAGCTCAGGGCGAACGGGCTTCAGGATAAGTGTGACGGGTGTAAAAAGTCTTGTAACGTAGAGAAAAATATTCACGCTCTCTCCGTTCGCCCTGCTTGTCCGTCGAAGCTTGTAGAGCGTAGTCGGGAGCTTGCCACGCCCTTTAAAGCCACGAAGGGCGAAGAATGGGTCGAAGGGTCTTGTGTTTCTAAAAAAAATGCAGCTCAGAGCGATCTTAGTAAGTGTGAATATGCTTCTCGTTGTTCCAAGGCCTGTTCTCAAAACCTGAGGGACAAAGAACAGGACAATTTTGAGACGAGCAAAAGAACCTTATGTTTTAATGAAAAGCGCAGAATAGAATTGAATCAGCGACAAGCGCAAGGTGAACGGACTGATTGCGTATGTGATTCTTGTGATTATGTGTCTCATTGCAAAAAAAAGGTATGTCCGTGCTTGCCTGTTGAAGAGTCTGGGGTTGCTGAGAAAAATGAAGACCCTTCGACAAGCTCAGGGTGTACGGGGCTCAGGGTGTGTGGGTCTTTGAATAAGCAAGAAAAGCGTAATGGGGAGTCTTTTTGTTCTTTGGCTTTCAATAACAAATCCGTATGCCCTGAGCTTGTCGAAGGGTCTGCCTGCTCTGCGTGCCCGTCGAAGTGTCAACGAAGTCGGGATCTTGTCTATTCGACACAGTCTGTCGACTTGTCCGGCGAAGCTTTAGCGAAGTCGGAAGGGTTGAGGGGCGAAGATCAAAGAGCGAAGACGGAAGAAAAAAAACTCACAAGTTTTAAAATCTACGCCATTCTCGGTCTGGTTCAAGGCCTCGCACTGCTGCCCGGCATCTCGCGTTTTGCCAGCACGTACGTTGCTGCTCGTTGGCTTGGCTTTTCAACACGACGCGCTTTTCAGGTGTGCTTTTTGCTCGAGCTACCAATTGTGCTTGCAGCGTTTTTAGTGCTGGGTGTTGGCGGGGCGTGCAGGCAGCATGGCTGGGCAGTGGTTGGTGAACCGAGCGTCATGCTCACCATAGTTGGTGCAACGGTTGTTGGTTATGGAGCTCTTTGGGCAGCCTGGTGGTTGGCAGAGCGGCGCTTATTGTGGCTGTTTTCAGTATATCTACTGCTGCCCATCTTGACTGTGCTATACTTAATTTTTCAATAA
- a CDS encoding DNA translocase FtsK, translating into MWRKKKFKRVTMRAFLDRQKQLFKASAGTKSAWYHQEVLGVGLTGLFIFLALALFSYNPQDQTLLSTGLRIGAVSNWAGVIGAHVAAVLVYFFGSAVYVLLACVMVPAYLFLAQGSVCATRIRCVFLPLLLLASAGLCNRYGFDVTSSYAGGLLGYAVCSLLEFPFGYGGTAIILWSLLWMSVSTIGQISLLSMLNNAVQYGYWATKYTVLAVSRTVHLVAVKSYWVFCTVFARGKQYREENEAFEPEDVFAQTYSDGFVVPLVNEDSFNAVFAEKTEQGEGVAHAAPKNVNVYEWDAYAPPVAGVGAHVVATDLEQREALIAKFAHKNMRMFVRHEAAAPLRERLFLPNTVLKKNIFTGPLAAYARVLEAISLYEHARVLQAKKFTLPEVSLFDTHSDGQIDQRIQDEALARGKKLEEKLQHFGVKGRVTNIKPGPVITLFEYQPEIDSKISKITALEDDLAMALSALSIRTIAPIPGKNAVGFEIANPTRESVYFADIVRSEDFENFQGELPLILGVDVVKTPVIVDLAKMPHLLIGGTTGSGKSVGLNGMLASLLCKCTPEQLRLILVDPKRLEFTPYADIPHLLFPIVTNPARATGVLKWVVQEMEERYERMAGLGVRNVLEYQRAVAHGMRDQEGHVLKPMPFIVVMIDELADLMIVAGKDVETNIVRIAQMARASGIHMIVATQRPSVDVVTGLIKVNFPSRVAFRVSSKVDSRTILDQQGAEKLLGRGDLLFMSSASTNLKRVHASYISDQEIQHLASFLREQRKAQYLNLHEVLEVANEDGRGDAEDQLFPEIIDFLKTTSEISISMLQRRFRIGFNRSARIIEQLEMSGLIAPAQGSKPRKVIR; encoded by the coding sequence ATGTGGCGCAAGAAAAAATTTAAACGGGTTACTATGCGCGCTTTTTTGGATCGGCAAAAACAGCTTTTTAAAGCGAGTGCTGGAACCAAGTCTGCGTGGTATCACCAAGAAGTTTTGGGTGTTGGTTTAACGGGTTTATTTATTTTTTTAGCACTAGCGCTTTTTTCCTACAATCCGCAAGATCAAACGTTGTTGAGTACTGGATTGCGCATTGGTGCTGTTTCCAACTGGGCAGGAGTTATTGGTGCTCATGTAGCGGCCGTGCTTGTTTATTTTTTCGGTTCGGCTGTGTATGTTTTGTTGGCATGTGTTATGGTTCCTGCTTATCTTTTTTTAGCGCAAGGCTCTGTTTGTGCTACGCGCATCCGCTGTGTTTTTTTACCGCTGTTATTGTTAGCAAGCGCGGGTTTGTGCAATCGATATGGCTTTGATGTTACGAGTAGTTATGCCGGTGGCTTGTTGGGTTATGCGGTATGTAGTTTGCTTGAATTTCCTTTTGGTTATGGCGGGACCGCGATCATTTTGTGGTCGTTGTTGTGGATGAGTGTTTCTACGATTGGTCAAATTTCGCTGTTGAGCATGCTGAATAATGCGGTGCAGTATGGCTACTGGGCAACTAAGTATACCGTGTTGGCAGTGAGTCGCACGGTGCATTTGGTTGCGGTTAAAAGCTACTGGGTTTTTTGTACTGTGTTTGCTCGTGGCAAGCAATATCGCGAAGAGAATGAAGCGTTTGAACCGGAAGATGTTTTTGCGCAAACGTATAGCGATGGTTTTGTGGTGCCGTTAGTTAACGAAGATTCTTTTAACGCTGTCTTTGCAGAAAAAACAGAGCAGGGCGAAGGCGTTGCGCATGCGGCGCCAAAGAACGTGAATGTTTATGAATGGGATGCTTATGCGCCACCAGTAGCTGGTGTTGGGGCTCACGTGGTGGCAACAGACCTTGAGCAGCGTGAAGCTTTGATTGCCAAATTTGCTCATAAAAATATGAGAATGTTTGTGCGACATGAAGCCGCGGCGCCTTTGCGTGAGCGCTTGTTTTTGCCCAATACCGTTTTGAAAAAAAATATCTTTACTGGTCCGTTGGCCGCGTATGCGCGTGTGCTTGAAGCAATTAGTTTATATGAACATGCTCGAGTACTGCAGGCTAAAAAATTTACGCTTCCTGAGGTAAGTTTATTTGATACACATAGCGATGGGCAGATTGACCAACGAATTCAAGATGAGGCGTTAGCTCGTGGAAAAAAACTTGAAGAAAAGCTTCAGCATTTTGGCGTAAAAGGCCGCGTGACCAACATTAAGCCAGGACCTGTGATTACGTTGTTTGAGTATCAGCCAGAAATTGATAGTAAAATTAGTAAAATTACGGCGCTTGAAGATGATTTGGCGATGGCGCTTTCAGCATTGAGTATCAGAACTATTGCACCGATTCCTGGTAAGAATGCGGTTGGATTTGAAATTGCTAATCCAACGCGTGAGAGTGTTTATTTTGCAGACATTGTGCGTTCTGAAGATTTTGAAAATTTTCAAGGCGAGTTGCCGCTAATTTTAGGTGTTGACGTGGTGAAAACGCCGGTCATTGTTGATTTGGCAAAAATGCCTCACTTGCTGATTGGCGGGACGACTGGTTCTGGTAAATCGGTTGGCTTGAACGGCATGTTGGCAAGCTTGTTGTGCAAATGTACGCCAGAACAACTGCGCTTAATTTTAGTAGATCCAAAACGTCTTGAGTTTACGCCGTACGCCGACATTCCTCATTTGCTTTTCCCAATCGTTACTAACCCTGCGCGTGCTACGGGTGTTTTAAAGTGGGTGGTACAAGAAATGGAAGAGCGCTATGAACGTATGGCCGGGCTTGGGGTAAGGAATGTACTTGAGTATCAACGAGCAGTAGCGCATGGCATGCGTGATCAAGAAGGGCATGTGTTAAAGCCAATGCCGTTTATTGTGGTGATGATTGATGAGCTGGCAGATTTGATGATTGTTGCTGGCAAAGATGTTGAAACGAATATTGTGCGGATTGCGCAAATGGCACGAGCTTCTGGGATTCATATGATTGTGGCAACGCAACGGCCATCGGTTGATGTGGTAACGGGTTTAATTAAAGTGAACTTTCCTAGCCGTGTTGCGTTTCGTGTTTCATCAAAAGTTGACTCGCGCACCATTTTGGACCAACAAGGCGCTGAAAAATTATTGGGCCGCGGAGACTTGTTGTTTATGAGTTCTGCTTCAACTAATTTAAAGCGCGTGCATGCGTCGTACATTTCTGATCAAGAGATTCAACACTTGGCATCGTTTTTGCGTGAACAGCGCAAGGCGCAGTATCTTAATTTGCATGAGGTTTTGGAAGTTGCCAATGAAGATGGACGTGGTGATGCGGAAGATCAATTGTTCCCAGAAATAATTGATTTTTTAAAGACTACGAGCGAAATTTCAATATCCATGTTGCAACGTCGCTTTCGAATTGGCTTTAACCGCTCTGCACGGATTATTGAGCAGCTTGAAATGAGTGGTTTGATTGCGCCGGCACAGGGTAGTAAGCCGCGTAAAGTTATTCGTTAA
- a CDS encoding UDP-N-acetylmuramoyl-tripeptide--D-alanyl-D-alanine ligase, with protein MWVSKDFLREALGDASLHIGRQACVDGDVSFSIDSRSTQEQQLFVALPGNRVDGHDFIDQAITNGAWGLLISKRAVFDSLSERVKERLVVLLVPDTQQAMIALAKAWRAQLTIPVVGITGSVGKTSTKEMLRSMLRYAGVPAAVSYGNQNTLLGIALNISHVQREHKVAVFEVGINDRGEIESQIDLLRPTIGVITFIAHAHALGLGSLHEIAYEKKKMFRYFSPTNIGIICGDQDLLTDSSYGHPVAKFGFKTKNQVQARKVRVITNVDGSLATQFVLKWYGKKVTVTMPGNHLGMVNNALAASTIAYFLNIPFEAVVQGIEQYEGFAHRFEIKDIRGKRGRVISDCYNANPESMRAALIAFDQMPTVGAKIAVIGTMLELGEKQIYWHRQIGRLVNRLPSIQTVILVGELAWQAALSLAPGIQATKVADWQEASAILKTMLGGHDQSLVLVKGSRGINLTKMVEQIVE; from the coding sequence ATGTGGGTTAGTAAAGATTTTTTACGCGAAGCGCTTGGGGATGCATCATTACACATTGGCAGACAGGCGTGTGTTGATGGTGATGTTTCTTTTTCTATCGACAGTCGTTCAACGCAAGAACAGCAATTGTTTGTTGCCTTGCCAGGTAACCGTGTTGATGGGCATGATTTTATAGATCAAGCAATTACGAATGGGGCCTGGGGGTTGTTGATCAGTAAGCGAGCTGTCTTTGATTCCCTGAGTGAACGAGTCAAAGAACGGTTGGTTGTGTTGTTGGTTCCTGACACGCAACAAGCAATGATTGCCCTTGCCAAGGCATGGCGTGCGCAGTTAACTATACCTGTTGTTGGTATTACTGGTTCGGTTGGTAAAACTTCGACCAAAGAAATGCTACGTTCTATGTTGCGCTATGCCGGTGTGCCAGCTGCCGTTTCGTATGGCAATCAAAATACCTTGCTGGGCATTGCGCTCAATATTTCACATGTTCAGCGTGAGCACAAAGTTGCGGTTTTTGAAGTGGGTATTAATGATCGAGGCGAGATTGAATCACAAATTGATTTATTGCGGCCAACAATTGGCGTAATAACATTTATTGCTCATGCACACGCGCTTGGTCTTGGTTCATTGCACGAAATTGCTTATGAAAAAAAGAAAATGTTTCGCTACTTTTCACCAACCAATATCGGTATTATTTGTGGCGATCAAGATTTGTTAACGGATAGCAGCTATGGACACCCTGTTGCAAAATTTGGTTTTAAAACAAAAAATCAAGTTCAGGCTCGCAAGGTGCGGGTGATTACCAATGTTGATGGTTCTCTTGCAACGCAATTTGTTTTAAAATGGTATGGGAAAAAAGTTACCGTAACTATGCCCGGTAACCATTTGGGCATGGTTAATAATGCGTTAGCGGCAAGTACCATTGCCTATTTTTTAAACATTCCGTTTGAGGCGGTGGTGCAAGGCATTGAGCAGTATGAAGGTTTTGCGCATCGTTTTGAAATTAAGGATATTCGTGGCAAGCGTGGCCGCGTGATTAGCGATTGCTACAACGCTAATCCTGAAAGCATGCGAGCGGCATTGATTGCTTTTGATCAAATGCCTACGGTTGGGGCAAAAATTGCCGTGATTGGTACCATGCTTGAGTTGGGAGAAAAACAAATTTATTGGCATCGTCAGATTGGTCGATTAGTCAATCGACTTCCTTCAATACAAACGGTTATTTTGGTGGGTGAGCTTGCCTGGCAGGCGGCCCTGTCGTTGGCGCCTGGGATTCAGGCAACCAAGGTGGCTGATTGGCAAGAGGCTTCTGCCATTCTTAAAACAATGCTCGGTGGGCATGATCAGTCGCTTGTTTTGGTCAAAGGTTCCCGCGGAATTAATTTGACTAAAATGGTTGAACAAATTGTTGAATAA
- a CDS encoding alginate lyase family protein → MPRFMHYLKRLHELGLRGTHAWYQKRLTGKRFIQSWKEKALAGKANHTWQDLQKRHALNDIATFTNDLNKNSLVHNIINNKDFQQYLPPTYRDQAFIIQKANQALEQTFDLLGSGNQTFTIIPWQHDIKLNNLNTQEFSTYSNTYHHSAPLFYTDITIPSNATTKQHYQADIKIPWDLSRFHHAFFLGSAYQLTANQRYATAFFDQADSWITANPFLLGINWVCAMDVAIRAINLIWGYLLCQPTPQQAERLICSLYDHAIYLAANDTASDKANNHYLAELLGSLYLSVFFKSIPYFEDQIDFYTKKITQEFDKQIQQDGTSYEGSTAYHQLDTEMYLHFASITNIVKSANKTSVLTTFLAHNTTADGTLIKIGDDDSGKLVTGMSVPPTTNHISHYPNFGLSIINHNQWHITFRHPTFTKKQPSGHFHNDQLALTLSLNGIQILTDPGSYLYTANPTWRNEFRSASAHSTLFVPCLTCAANQDNLFQLARNPTSQAPELQKINATVIMHDSYQTCIHTKIIINRSLKLDTTRNELIIEDWIQTNNPSRVSWNFILHPDITLKRKDAQTWIFEKNRKPLAEITSTLILTKADAFFAPEYGVRRECHKLTTEKTILYREKTIIRYL, encoded by the coding sequence ATGCCACGCTTTATGCACTATCTCAAACGCTTGCACGAGCTTGGTCTGCGCGGCACACACGCGTGGTACCAAAAACGCTTAACAGGTAAACGATTTATTCAAAGCTGGAAAGAAAAAGCGTTGGCGGGAAAGGCCAACCACACCTGGCAAGACTTGCAAAAACGACACGCACTCAACGACATAGCAACATTTACCAACGATTTAAATAAAAATTCTCTCGTACACAATATTATCAATAACAAAGATTTTCAACAGTACCTACCACCAACGTATCGAGATCAAGCGTTTATTATTCAAAAAGCAAATCAAGCACTTGAGCAAACCTTTGATCTTTTGGGCTCTGGCAATCAAACATTTACCATCATTCCGTGGCAGCATGACATAAAACTCAACAATCTTAATACACAAGAATTCAGTACGTATTCAAATACCTACCATCACAGCGCCCCCCTCTTTTATACCGATATCACTATTCCAAGCAACGCAACGACTAAACAACACTATCAAGCTGATATCAAAATACCGTGGGATTTATCGCGCTTTCATCACGCCTTTTTTTTGGGCAGCGCGTATCAACTCACCGCCAACCAACGCTACGCAACAGCTTTTTTTGATCAAGCAGATTCATGGATCACCGCCAATCCCTTTCTGCTCGGCATCAATTGGGTCTGCGCCATGGATGTTGCTATCCGCGCCATCAATTTAATATGGGGATATTTATTATGCCAACCAACGCCCCAACAAGCAGAGCGATTAATCTGCTCTTTGTACGATCATGCCATTTATTTGGCAGCCAATGATACCGCATCAGACAAAGCAAATAATCATTATTTAGCAGAACTTTTGGGCTCACTTTATCTGTCAGTTTTTTTTAAATCAATACCATATTTTGAAGATCAGATAGATTTTTATACAAAAAAAATCACGCAAGAATTTGATAAACAAATACAACAAGACGGCACAAGTTATGAAGGATCTACCGCCTATCATCAACTCGACACAGAAATGTACCTACATTTTGCAAGCATCACCAACATAGTAAAATCAGCAAACAAAACATCGGTCCTCACAACTTTTCTTGCTCATAACACAACTGCCGATGGAACTTTAATAAAAATTGGTGATGATGACAGCGGCAAACTGGTAACCGGCATGAGCGTGCCACCAACAACAAACCATATCTCGCATTACCCAAATTTTGGCTTAAGCATTATTAATCATAATCAATGGCATATAACATTTCGTCATCCAACTTTTACAAAAAAACAACCATCGGGGCACTTTCATAACGATCAACTTGCCTTAACACTCAGCCTTAATGGCATTCAAATTCTTACCGATCCAGGCAGCTATTTGTATACCGCCAATCCAACCTGGCGTAATGAGTTTCGCTCGGCATCTGCCCACTCAACCTTGTTTGTACCATGCTTGACGTGTGCTGCAAATCAGGACAATCTTTTTCAACTTGCACGCAATCCAACATCACAAGCACCCGAATTGCAAAAAATTAATGCCACCGTCATCATGCACGATTCATACCAAACCTGCATTCATACCAAAATAATCATAAATCGCTCACTCAAACTTGATACAACACGAAACGAACTGATCATTGAAGATTGGATTCAGACAAACAACCCATCTCGCGTATCGTGGAATTTTATACTACATCCCGACATAACGCTCAAAAGAAAAGATGCTCAAACGTGGATTTTTGAGAAAAATAGAAAGCCATTGGCAGAAATCACCAGCACACTGATATTAACAAAAGCAGATGCTTTTTTTGCACCAGAATACGGTGTACGACGTGAATGCCACAAGCTCACGACAGAAAAAACAATACTATATCGAGAAAAAACGATTATTCGTTATTTATAA
- the trpS gene encoding tryptophan--tRNA ligase — protein MNKKIVLTGDRPTGSLHLGHYVGSLRNRLLLQETCNQFVMLADVQGLTDNVEHPEKIANNILEVALDYLAVGLDPAKTTIFVQSMIPEIAELTVYYLNLVTVARLERNPTVKDEIHQKGMGKNVSVGFLAYPISQAADITFLNAELVPVGHDQLPVIEQTVEIVRRFNRIYGEVFVEPQAMVPSSEEVGRLPGIDGKAKMSKSLGNAIHLSDEPDALLKKVMAMYTDPDHIRVEDPGKIEGNTVFMYLDIFGKDKEKIAELKEHYQRGGLGDVKVKRYLNDVLQDFLTPIRTRRKEFAQDPDFVMEVLKKGTAATRERAAVMMQKVRQAMKINYFK, from the coding sequence ATGAATAAAAAAATAGTTTTGACAGGTGACCGTCCAACTGGTTCGCTTCATTTGGGTCACTATGTCGGTTCATTGCGCAATCGTTTGCTATTGCAAGAAACGTGCAATCAGTTTGTAATGTTGGCAGACGTTCAAGGTTTGACTGACAATGTTGAACATCCCGAAAAGATTGCCAACAATATTCTTGAGGTGGCGCTTGATTATTTGGCGGTTGGTCTTGATCCTGCAAAAACGACTATTTTTGTTCAATCAATGATTCCTGAAATTGCTGAGTTGACGGTCTATTATCTTAATTTAGTGACTGTTGCGCGGTTGGAACGTAACCCCACCGTGAAAGATGAAATTCATCAAAAGGGCATGGGCAAAAACGTGTCGGTTGGTTTTTTGGCCTACCCGATCAGCCAGGCTGCCGACATTACTTTTTTGAATGCAGAGTTGGTACCAGTCGGGCACGATCAGCTGCCGGTTATTGAACAAACAGTAGAAATTGTGCGTCGCTTTAACCGTATTTATGGCGAAGTTTTTGTTGAGCCGCAAGCAATGGTGCCGTCGAGTGAAGAAGTGGGCCGCTTGCCGGGTATTGATGGTAAAGCAAAAATGAGCAAGTCGCTGGGCAATGCGATTCATTTGTCCGATGAACCTGATGCGTTACTTAAAAAAGTAATGGCCATGTACACCGACCCTGATCATATTCGCGTTGAAGATCCGGGCAAAATTGAAGGTAACACCGTTTTTATGTATCTCGATATTTTTGGCAAAGATAAAGAAAAAATTGCTGAACTCAAAGAACATTATCAGCGCGGCGGCCTTGGTGACGTCAAAGTTAAGCGTTATCTGAATGACGTGCTGCAAGATTTTTTAACACCGATTCGTACGCGCCGCAAAGAGTTTGCGCAAGACCCAGATTTTGTGATGGAAGTGTTAAAAAAAGGAACAGCGGCAACGCGTGAACGTGCCGCTGTGATGATGCAAAAAGTTCGTCAAGCAATGAAAATTAATTATTTTAAATGA
- a CDS encoding protein serine/threonine phosphatase 2C family protein, translating into MKKILAISLLFITNSSTLLFSAASQKINITFATCAEKGNRRPTMEDRHHNDTNNQFFGIYDGHGGSEVAEKTKQELHEHILRLEATLSTEQALEQGFLAMHESIENQHEGTTATVAMLRNKTLYVANAGDSRAVLCAGGQALQMSVDHNPGLPSEKERIEKLSSIKISTHPSRIKTPFLITANQQKEIYLESSRILGLAVSRALGDRFHEGFVIPNPAIHTRKIDGTEEFLIIACDGLWDVVSNQAAVDLTKQQLSQGYSVEQCANFLVKKALDLLDHDNVTVTIICFNHDDKTEPSALDLLQEYSSQII; encoded by the coding sequence ATGAAAAAAATACTCGCCATAAGCTTACTTTTCATTACCAACTCAAGTACTTTATTGTTTTCTGCAGCCTCTCAAAAAATTAACATTACCTTTGCCACATGCGCAGAAAAAGGAAATCGTCGCCCAACTATGGAAGACCGCCACCACAACGACACCAATAATCAATTTTTTGGCATATATGACGGCCATGGCGGATCAGAAGTTGCCGAAAAAACAAAACAAGAACTTCACGAGCATATCCTTAGACTCGAAGCAACACTCAGCACCGAGCAAGCACTTGAACAAGGATTTTTGGCTATGCACGAAAGCATTGAAAACCAACACGAAGGCACAACTGCTACGGTGGCCATGTTACGCAATAAAACATTATATGTTGCCAACGCAGGAGACTCTCGCGCGGTATTATGTGCAGGAGGCCAAGCACTCCAAATGTCAGTCGACCACAACCCAGGCCTACCATCAGAAAAAGAACGCATTGAAAAATTAAGTTCTATCAAAATCTCGACACATCCCTCACGTATAAAAACTCCATTCCTGATCACTGCAAATCAACAAAAAGAAATCTATCTTGAAAGTTCCCGTATCTTAGGCCTTGCTGTAAGTCGTGCCTTGGGAGATCGTTTTCACGAAGGATTCGTTATACCAAACCCAGCAATTCACACACGAAAAATAGACGGCACCGAAGAATTTTTGATTATTGCTTGCGACGGATTATGGGACGTCGTGAGCAATCAAGCAGCAGTCGATTTAACAAAGCAACAGCTCAGTCAAGGCTACTCGGTTGAACAATGCGCCAACTTCTTAGTAAAAAAAGCACTCGATCTTCTTGACCATGATAACGTTACCGTGACAATCATTTGTTTTAATCACGATGACAAAACTGAGCCAAGCGCTCTCGACTTGTTACAGGAATATAGCAGCCAGATCATTTAA
- a CDS encoding protein serine/threonine phosphatase 2C family protein gives MKKILFTTMLFFNYTNLVLGAALEYKLDVATATDQGARKTMQDYFYNNLENKFFGVYDGHGGPEIAQWAQEGLHTTVHDAEQEFSDTKTAIQASFITFNDCIKGKAYNQGTTATIALVRNDTLYVANVGDSRAVLSINGQALQVSTDHNPHFSIEKKRIEASGLWRIKNLSSAPSKIPFIEKANDKDKRKTYTTSRIQRTNIPHHNDYGLSVSRALGDHNFKGAVIANPDIHVRKLNGTEDFLIIASDGLWTIMSNQAAVDLIKQWLRDGQTLEQCAICLVEKAIRIWNHDNVTVTIICFKDNTNIESSNLT, from the coding sequence ATGAAAAAAATATTATTTACCACGATGCTTTTTTTTAATTACACAAATCTTGTTCTAGGAGCCGCACTCGAATACAAACTTGATGTTGCAACAGCAACTGATCAAGGAGCACGCAAAACCATGCAAGATTATTTTTACAATAATTTAGAAAATAAATTTTTTGGCGTTTACGATGGCCACGGAGGTCCTGAAATTGCTCAATGGGCCCAAGAGGGCCTCCACACCACGGTGCATGATGCTGAACAAGAATTTTCCGATACAAAAACAGCCATACAAGCAAGCTTTATTACTTTTAATGATTGTATAAAAGGAAAAGCTTATAACCAAGGAACAACCGCCACTATCGCACTTGTCCGCAATGACACGTTATATGTTGCCAACGTGGGCGATTCCCGCGCCGTCCTGAGCATTAATGGGCAAGCTCTGCAAGTTTCAACAGACCACAATCCACACTTTTCAATAGAAAAAAAGCGGATTGAAGCAAGTGGTTTGTGGAGAATTAAAAACTTATCTTCAGCACCCTCAAAAATCCCTTTTATTGAGAAAGCTAACGACAAAGACAAAAGAAAAACTTATACAACAAGCCGCATTCAGCGAACAAATATTCCACATCATAACGATTATGGGCTTTCGGTAAGCCGTGCTCTGGGCGACCATAATTTTAAAGGTGCTGTTATTGCAAATCCAGACATTCACGTACGAAAACTTAACGGCACTGAAGATTTTTTAATTATTGCCAGTGACGGCCTCTGGACGATTATGAGCAATCAAGCAGCTGTTGATTTAATAAAACAATGGCTCCGTGATGGACAAACACTAGAACAATGCGCCATATGTTTAGTCGAAAAAGCCATCAGAATTTGGAACCATGATAACGTTACGGTCACCATTATTTGTTTTAAGGACAACACTAACATCGAATCAAGTAACCTCACCTAA